The genomic segment ATTCCTGTAAGAGCGATTGCGCTAAACAGTATCCAATTCCGCTTGTTCCGCCCACAATCAATGCACTTTTACCCTGTAGAACATTATCCATAACGTATTCCTTTTTTAATACAGTTTATTAGATAGTCCCCACACTCACATTTTTAATTATACTCCTAAGCACTTGACATAGCAAGCGTTCTTTACAAAATAAACCGTTATGAGTATTGAATTCTCCCAACAAAAGCTCCCTGTTGCTGTTGTACTCTGCCGTCCCGAAATAAGCCGTAATATCGGCGCTGTTTGCAGATCGATGGCGAACAATAATTGTTCCGATTTACGTATCGTAGGCAATAAATCCGATTATGATGAAGAAGAAGTTCTCCGTTTGGCAATCCACGCCGGTACGATATGGCAAAACGCACGGTTCTTTGAACCTTCGGTTGCCGGATTAACAGCTTCGATCGCAGACTGCTGTATAGTTGCCGGTACCACACGACGCGTAGGAGAAAAACGTAAGTCATGGGGTATGACACCGGAAGCCTTTGCTTCATTTTCTTTAAACAATGCTGCGGGGCTTACCGGTATCGTATTCGGGAATGAACGGACGGGACTTACAGACGAAGAATTAAATGTTTGCTCAGTCGCGGTTAATATCCCTTCGGCACCCGATTTTCCGTCTCTTAATCTTTCTCATGCCGTACAAGTCGTCTGTTATACCCTGTTCCGCGCCTATAGTCCCCGAAAATACGGATACGAACGTATTCCCTATACGCGGGTTACCTCCGCTGCAGAACATATCAACAGCTGTTTATGTAAGATGGGGCTTTTTAAACATGCAGGGAAAGAAGATAATATCCGCTTTTTTCAGGAGATAATCGCAAGGGCTGCCCTCTCTGCCCGGGAGGCTCGGTATTTGGAAGAGCTTTTTCAAAAGCTTTGTTATGTTAAATGTCAAAATGCTGCGGAAAAAGAACCGGGGATGACTTTGCAGCAAATACAGCCCGTTCCAAACAATTAAAAAGCTCACGGACATTCCCCGGCCAATTGTGCTTACACAATAAACTTAACGCATCCCGTGACAAATATTTTTTTGCTTGTTTTAAATAATTGTACGCGAGTACTCCGATATCTTCTTTATGCTGCCTGAGCGGCGGAACAATCAGATGCGATACATCAAGGCGGTAAAAAAGATCTAAGCGGAAAAGACCTTGATCGACCATTTCCGGCAGGTCGCAATTTGTGGCACAAATTAATCTAAAATCGGAATGATATTTTTTATTCCCGCCCAGTTTATAATACTCATGCGTTTCGATAACCCGTAAGAGTTTAGCCTGTAAATTCAATGTCAAATTTTCTATTTCATCCAAAAAAAGGGTGCCTTGATCTGCTTCCGAAAAGAATCCTTCTCTGTCGATTGCGCCGGTATAGGCTCCCTTACAAGAGCCGAATAATAAACTCTCTGCAAGGTCTTCCGCAATACAAGTCGTATTTATCGCTAGATATTTACCGGCATGGTTTTGGGAATATTGATGAATAAGCGAAGCGACAACTTCTTTTCCCGAACCGCTTTCG from the Treponema vincentii F0403 genome contains:
- a CDS encoding rRNA methylase, whose translation is MSIEFSQQKLPVAVVLCRPEISRNIGAVCRSMANNNCSDLRIVGNKSDYDEEEVLRLAIHAGTIWQNARFFEPSVAGLTASIADCCIVAGTTRRVGEKRKSWGMTPEAFASFSLNNAAGLTGIVFGNERTGLTDEELNVCSVAVNIPSAPDFPSLNLSHAVQVVCYTLFRAYSPRKYGYERIPYTRVTSAAEHINSCLCKMGLFKHAGKEDNIRFFQEIIARAALSAREARYLEELFQKLCYVKCQNAAEKEPGMTLQQIQPVPNN
- a CDS encoding sigma 54-interacting transcriptional regulator, producing MLTVLFVAAFSTDAEKLAYVSRKVWLVDYIFDNRAVLPRLGEKAYDFLLFDFEAGGSYPPAVLKAIYNQYPILPIFLLSHQHCSFVEKKAFATGMILGCFSIPYEFNILCDTIKNVLEGKIVHRIDPYDINPVTDPLYTKLQGQSIEIQIVRNFILQAAQQNSHVLLYGESGSGKEVVASLIHQYSQNHAGKYLAINTTCIAEDLAESLLFGSCKGAYTGAIDREGFFSEADQGTLFLDEIENLTLNLQAKLLRVIETHEYYKLGGNKKYHSDFRLICATNCDLPEMVDQGLFRLDLFYRLDVSHLIVPPLRQHKEDIGVLAYNYLKQAKKYLSRDALSLLCKHNWPGNVRELFNCLERAVFAAKSSPVLFPQHFDI